One genomic region from Anopheles bellator chromosome 2, idAnoBellAS_SP24_06.2, whole genome shotgun sequence encodes:
- the LOC131210694 gene encoding uncharacterized protein LOC131210694, with amino-acid sequence MEHQALRSAMSIYLNGRTLSCLVCPKSSASCAALTHPLQRIISYDELLAKYARKANCDQYDSPDIYTCPHCGHDRLTIEALYGHFCAVHQQTADGPVESTEVRCPVCVCFRLDGSASFVTNGEGLGGHLVARHCFTTDRQYSDERDLRSQFCRDNEFELLRFMAIFLSPGTLPSECQTNGTPANIKEVTLVCPICLELIDDNRSKRLPPCSHQFHGECINRWLAEKRCCPVCRSECAAESS; translated from the exons ATGGAGCACCAAGCGCTACGGTCAGCGATGAGCA TTTACCTTAATGGCCGCACGCTAAGCTGTCTGGTGTGTCCAAAGTCCAGTGCATCGTGTGCCGCACTAACGCATCCTTTACAACGGATAATTTCGTACGACGAGCTGCTGGCAAAGTACGCCCGTAAAGCGAACTGCGACCAGTACGACTCCCCGGATATCTACACCTGTCCACACTGTGGCCACGATCGTCTTACCATCGAGGCACTCTATGGCCACTTTTGCGCCGTCCACCAACAAACAGCTGACGGGCCAGTGGAGTCGACCGAAGTTCGCTGTCCCGTTTGTGTGTGCTTTCGTTTGGATGGAAGCGCATCGTTCGTAACAAACGGGGAAGGGCTAGGCGGGCATCTAGTAGCCCGGCACTGCTTCACTACCGACCGTCAATACAGTGACGAACGCGATCTGCGCTCCCAGTTCTGTCGGGACAATGAATTCGAACTTCTCCGATTTATGGCCATCTTTCTGTCACCGGGCACGTTGCCATCGGAATGCCAAACAAATGG AACCCCTGCCAACATCAAAGAGGTAACGTTAGTGTGCCCCATCTGTTTGGAGCTAATCGATGATAATCGTAGCAAACGTTTGCCACCGTGCAGTCACCAGTTTCACGGCGAGTGCATCAATCGCTGGTTGGCGGAGAAACGCTGCTGTCCAGTTTGCCGATCGGAATGTGCCGCAGAATCGTCGTAG